The DNA segment ACCCACTCCCCTTCCTGCTGCCCGTACACACTGCTGCTGGAAACGAACAGCAGCCGCTCAGGGGTCTGCCCATAGTCGTCCAGCCAGCTCAGCACGTTCTGCAAACCCTGCACGTAAGCCGCACGATAACCGGCCTCATCGTGATCGGTTGCCGCTGCGCAATACACCAGGTAATCCACCGCCCCGACCGGCCAGGTCTCTGGGCAATCTTCCTTGAACAAGTCACCGGCCACGCCGATGACGCCGTCCGGCAATCGCGAAACATCACGGCGCAGACCATGCACCTCCCAGCCGGCGGCCAACAATTGCGTAGCCAGACGACTGCCGACGTCACCACAACCGGCAATCAAAACAGAAGGCGCAGACATCAAAAAACTCCCAAACGAAAGGAACAGACTAGCCCTCGCAAAGGACGAACGGCTAGCAATGAAGGAAAAAAAGAAACTCTATTACTTTTGTTAACAAGAATTACTTGCAATAATGCACCCCACTTTTGTTCTCGGCCTCACGAGGCCTGGAAGAGCATCACCGTTTTTCTACCTCAGGTCCGGCCAGCATGACACGTAATCAAATCCCCGCTTCGCCAACCAAACGACCTCGCGCCTTCAGCGCGGTGGCGGCCCTGCTGCTCAGCCTGATGCTGGCGCCGACCGCCGCTTTCGCTGACGCACAAGCGCCAGCCGCTCCGGCTGCCACCGAACAGCACGCGCCTGCTGCCGCCGCGCCAGCCGCCACCGACCCGGTACAGGCTGTAGACGCCAGCGCAGCAGACGCGCCTGAGGTGCTCGAACCCGACAACACCCTGGGCATGGCCCACGACCTGTCGCCATGGGGCATGTACCAGAACGCCGACATCATCGTGAAAATCGTGATGATCGGTCTGGCCATCGCTTCCATCATCACCTGGACCATCTGGATCGCCAAAGGCTTCGAGCTGATGGGCGCCAAGCGTCGTCTGCGGGGTGAAATCGCTGCGCTGAAGAAAGCCGCGACCCTCAAGGAAGCCAGCGCCACTGCAGCGAAGGAGGGCACCCTGGCCAATCTGCTGGTGCACGACGCGCTCGAAGAGATGCGCCTGTCGGTCAACAGCCGCGAGAAAGAAGGCATCAAGGAGCGCGTCAGCTTCCGTCTTGAGCGCCTCGTCGCAGCCTGTGGCCGCAACATGAGCAGCGGCACCGGCGTCCTCGCCACCATCGGTTCCACCGCGCCGTTCGTCGGCCTGTTCGGTACCGTGTGGGGCATCATGAACAGCTTCATCGGCATCGCCAAGACCCAGACCACCAACCTCGCCGTCGTGGCGCCGGGCATTGCCGAAGCGCTGCTCGCGACCGCTCTGGGCCTGGTTGCCGCGATTCCTGCGGTAGTCATCTACAACGTGTTCGCCCGCTCCATCGCCGGCTACAAGGCGCAGGTGTCCGACGCTTCGGCGCAGGTTCTGCTGCTGGTCAGCCGTGACCTCGATCACCAGCCTGAGCGCAGCAGCTCGCAACCACACATGGTGAAAGTGGGGTAATCGGCCATGGGCCTGCATTTGAAAGAAGGCGCAGACGACGATCTGGCCGAGAACCACGAAATCAACGTCACGCCGTTCATCGACGTGATGCTGGTGCTGCTGATCATCTTCATGGTGGCCGCCCCGTTGGCCACAGTAGACATCAAAGTCGATCTGCCGGCCTCGACCGCCAAACCGGCGCCGCGCCCGGAGAAACCGGTGTTCCTCAGCGTAAAAGCTGATCAGCGTCTGTACATCGGCGACGACGAAGTCAACGCCGAAACCCTTGGTGCCGTCCTCGACGCCAAGACCCAGGGCAAGAAAGACACCACCATCTTCTTCCAGGCCGACAAAGGCGTGGACTACGGCGACCTGATGAGCGTGATGGATAAGTTGCGCTCGGCCGGTTACCTGAAGGTCGGTCTGGTGGGCCTTGAGAGCGCAGCCAAGAAATGATCACGACGCGCCATAAGCTGACGCGTTACAGCGGTAGCCTGGCCGTGGTGCTGGGCGTTCACGCGCTGGCCATCGCGCTGGCGCTGAACTGGACCGCCCGCCCGCCCATCGAACTGCCGCCGCAGGCAATGGTGGTCGAGCTGGCACCGGTTCCGGCCCCGCCACCGCCTGCTCCGCCGAAAGTCGTCACACCGCCGCAGCCACCGGCTCCGGTTGAAGAGCTGCCGATTCCGAAACTGGCTGAAGCACCCAAGGCCGAAATTGCCGTACCGAAGCCGAAACCCAAGCCAAAGCCGAAACCGCAGCCACCCAAACCGGTCGAGAAAAAACCGGAACCCGTGAAGGAAAAACCTTCCGAGGAAAAACCGGCCGACACGCAACCGACCCAGGCACCGACGGAGAAATCCGCCCAGCCGGCACCGGGCCCGTCGCCCGCACAATTGGCCGCCAAGGCCAGTTGGCAAGGCACCCTGCTCGCGCACTTGGCCAAGTACAAAAAGTATCCGCAAAGCGCACAGGCACGGGGCAAGGAAGGCCTGAACCGTCTGCGTTTCGTGGTGGATGCCGAAGGTAATGTGCTGTCGTTCGAACTGGTGGGCCGCTCCGGCAATGCTGATCTGGACCGGGCCACCCTGGAAATGATCCGCCGCGCCCAACCGCTGCCCAAGCCACCGGCGGACATGTTGACCAACGGCT comes from the Pseudomonas sp. RSB 5.4 genome and includes:
- the exbB gene encoding tonB-system energizer ExbB is translated as MTRNQIPASPTKRPRAFSAVAALLLSLMLAPTAAFADAQAPAAPAATEQHAPAAAAPAATDPVQAVDASAADAPEVLEPDNTLGMAHDLSPWGMYQNADIIVKIVMIGLAIASIITWTIWIAKGFELMGAKRRLRGEIAALKKAATLKEASATAAKEGTLANLLVHDALEEMRLSVNSREKEGIKERVSFRLERLVAACGRNMSSGTGVLATIGSTAPFVGLFGTVWGIMNSFIGIAKTQTTNLAVVAPGIAEALLATALGLVAAIPAVVIYNVFARSIAGYKAQVSDASAQVLLLVSRDLDHQPERSSSQPHMVKVG
- the exbD gene encoding TonB system transport protein ExbD: MGLHLKEGADDDLAENHEINVTPFIDVMLVLLIIFMVAAPLATVDIKVDLPASTAKPAPRPEKPVFLSVKADQRLYIGDDEVNAETLGAVLDAKTQGKKDTTIFFQADKGVDYGDLMSVMDKLRSAGYLKVGLVGLESAAKK
- a CDS encoding energy transducer TonB, with the translated sequence MITTRHKLTRYSGSLAVVLGVHALAIALALNWTARPPIELPPQAMVVELAPVPAPPPPAPPKVVTPPQPPAPVEELPIPKLAEAPKAEIAVPKPKPKPKPKPQPPKPVEKKPEPVKEKPSEEKPADTQPTQAPTEKSAQPAPGPSPAQLAAKASWQGTLLAHLAKYKKYPQSAQARGKEGLNRLRFVVDAEGNVLSFELVGRSGNADLDRATLEMIRRAQPLPKPPADMLTNGSIEIVAPFVYSLERRR